TACCAAACAAGCATCTGGTATTTTTAAGTTCGGAAAGTGCTCTTACAATTTCATTGATAGATTCAGGTCGAGCTTTTATTAGCACAATTGCCTCAGTATCATAGCCAATAAGATTTGGCTCAAAATCTAATCGTATGGAAAACACTTCTTCTGCCAGCAGATCATTCATCATTTTTAAGGTTCTGTGTTCACTCATCTGTATAGCTTCAGAAAGACTTTTGATCGAAATTCGCCCATCTTGCGATAAGACATAAATCAACTTTAATTCATCTGGGGACAATAAGTGTTCAGCCACTATAGATGAAGGGACAGAGGTTTTTTTTAGTTTACTTGCCCAAGAAAAAGGTTTTAACACCACTTGTGTTTCTACTGTCTTAATGCCTGGCAGCTGTGTAACGATATTATGCATCCAGGGGTGTAAGTCGGCTGGTTTCTCTAAGCCAATCTCTAAAAAAATTTCAGCTATACCCGTGGTTAAAAACACCACTCTAACTTCTGGACGTTCAGAGAAAAACTGTGCAACTTCTTTTACTTTACCCAACTTAATACTCAACCAGACATGCACGGTAAATCCATTGTTAACTACCAGCGGGTT
The sequence above is a segment of the Psychrobacter sp. PL19 genome. Coding sequences within it:
- a CDS encoding Lrp/AsnC family transcriptional regulator — translated: MNEHFKIDDIDKACINALLENPRGSWRELSLASDIPEKKLSRRISKLFDEHIIRTVIELNPLVVNNGFTVHVWLSIKLGKVKEVAQFFSERPEVRVVFLTTGIAEIFLEIGLEKPADLHPWMHNIVTQLPGIKTVETQVVLKPFSWASKLKKTSVPSSIVAEHLLSPDELKLIYVLSQDGRISIKSLSEAIQMSEHRTLKMMNDLLAEEVFSIRLDFEPNLIGYDTEAIVLIKARPESINEIVRALSELKNTRCLFGISGESQFFWHVLCDDLADLWYLTTEKLSQLDGIQSCNTNMITNAYKRAGYMREGTKTQLL